A portion of the Lolium rigidum isolate FL_2022 chromosome 1, APGP_CSIRO_Lrig_0.1, whole genome shotgun sequence genome contains these proteins:
- the LOC124683611 gene encoding berberine bridge enzyme-like Cyn d 4 — protein sequence MALSTRAALLLIVCLACYVTIPSLAASGDFLQCLSANIPTQLVVTPSSPSFDSVLVSSIRNPMFFTPTTVRPLCIVMPTNASHVQAVVLCGRRHDVRVRVRSGGHDYEGLSYRSERPETFAVVDLSNLRAVRINRRAATAWVDSGATLGELYYTIAKSAPGLAFPAGVCPTVGVGGHFSGGGMGMMMRKYGLPVDNVIDATLVDANGRLLDKKAMKRDLFWAIRGGGGNFGIVLSWKVKLVRVPPTVTFFNIRKSIDQGAVNAVAKWQTLAPALPDELSIRVIVGRDALFQSLYLGSCGGLVTTMTRLFPELGMTRADCREMSWLQSTVYINSGDTKTPLETLLNRTTSLSTFSRNKSDYVKKAITKNLWEKIFPWFNKAGAGIILLEPHGGRVGSIADTATPYPHRSGVLYNIQYVAFWTGNGTDAPNWIKDMYDFMEPFVSKNPRGAYVNYRDLDIGENTVVGGVTSYESGKAWGEKYFGGNFKRLAITKGKVDAGDYFRNEQSVPPLVSRK from the coding sequence ATGGCGTTGTCCACACGCGCAGCTCTCCTGCTCATCGTTTGCTTAGCTTGCTACGTGACCATCCCGTCCTTAGCTGCCTCCGGCGACTTCCTCCAGTGCCTCTCGGCGAACATCCCCACCCAGCTCGTTGTCACGCCGAGTTCGCCGTCCTTCGATTCGGTTCTGGTGTCGTCAATCAGGAACCCCATGTTCTTCACTCCGACGACGGTGAGGCCGCTCTGCATCGTGATGCCCACCAACGCGTCCCACGTTCAGGCCGTCGTGCTGTGTGGCCGACGCCACGACGTGCGCGTCCGCGTGCGCAGCGGTGGGCACGACTACGAGGGCCTCTCGTACCGGTCTGAGCGCCCCGAGACGTTCGCCGTGGTCGACCTCTCGAACCTCCGCGCCGTGCGCATCAACCGTCGCGCGGCCACAGCGTGGGTGGACTCCGGTGCGACTCTGGGGGAGCTGTACTACACCATCGCCAAGTCGGCACCGGGACTCGCGTTCCCGGCCGGCGTGTGCCCGACCGTCGGCGTTGGCGGCCACTTCAGCGGCGGCGGCATGGGCATGATGATGCGCAAGTACGGCCTGCCCGTCGACAACGTCATCGACGCCACGCTAGTCGACGCCAACGGCCGGCTCCTGGACAAGAAGGCCATGAAGAGGGACCTCTTCTGGGccatccgcggcggcggcgggaactTTGGCATCGTGctgtcgtggaaggtcaagctcgTGCGGGTCCCGCCGACAGTGACGTTCTTCAACATTCGGAAGAGCATCGACCAGGGCGCGGTCAACGCTGTGGCCAAATGGCAAACGCTCGCGCCGGCGCTTCCAGATGAGCTCAGCATACGGGTGATCGTGGGCAGGGATGCTCTTTTCCAGTCTCTGTATCTCGGCAGCTGCGGCGGGCTCGTGACGACGATGACCAGGCTGTTCCCCGAGCTCGGCATGACGCGCGCCGATTGCCGGGAGATGAGCTGGCTGCAGTCCACCGTGTACATCAACTCCGGCGACACCAAGACGCCCCTGGAGACGCTCCTCAACAGGACGACCAGCCTGAGCACTTTCTCGCGGAACAAGTCCGACTACGTCAAGAAGGCCATCACGAAGAACTTGTGGGAGAAGATCTTCCCCTGGTTCAACAAGGCGGGCGCGGGGATCATCCTCCTGGAGCCTCACGGCGGAAGAGTCGGCAGCATCGCCGACACCGCCACGCCATACCCTCACCGGAGCGGCGTCCTTTACAACATCCAGTACGTCGCGTTCTGGACGGGCAACGGCACGGACGCGCCGAACTGGATCAAGGACATGTACGACTTTATGGAGCCGTTCGTGAGCAAGAACCCGAGGGGCGCCTACGTGAACTACCGGGACCTGGACATCGGGGAGAACACGGTTGTCGGCGGCGTCACGAGCTACGAAAGCGGTAAGGCGTGGGGTGAGAAGTACTTCGGGGGGAACTTCAAGCGGCTCGCCATCACCAAGGGGAAGGTGGATGCTGGCGACTACTTCAGGAACGAGCAGAGCGTGCCGCCGCTTGTCTCCAGGAAGTGA